Proteins from one Malania oleifera isolate guangnan ecotype guangnan chromosome 4, ASM2987363v1, whole genome shotgun sequence genomic window:
- the LOC131154180 gene encoding F-box protein PP2-B15-like, giving the protein MSSFTFPICTILSFLLHFHISRLIAPTNIYIYKYNIITGRRDLPVNNSQTDQMAKQLDLLPHDCISHILSFGSPPDACRSAAVSSAIRSAADSDAVWERFLPADYPTILSRLVLPPPSSSKKHLFLALCNPLLIDDGTKSFSLERATRKICYRLSARELAITWAANPLYWAWKCHFHSRFAEVAELRTVWWLEIIGKINTRMLSPNTKYGAYLIVQFANHAYGLDSLPSEVSLQVGNYKSQGTIYLRPQKCKKHSLEQVYYSNRIGVLRSRVSTSGEERSPKDREDGWVEIELGEFYNGGERDEEVNMSLKEIKGVHLKGGLVVEGIEIRPKE; this is encoded by the exons ATGTCGTCATTCACTTTCCCCATTTGTACCATTTTGAGCTTCCTGCTTCATTTCCATATCTCTCGTCTCATCGCACCCaccaatatctatatatataagtataatatAATCACTGGCCGCAGAGATCTCCCCGTGAACAATTCACAAACAGATCAAATGGCGAAGCAGCTGGATCTCCTCCCTCATGACTGTATTTCTCACATTCTATCATTTGGGTCTCCTCCCGACGCCTGCCGCTCCGCCGCCGTTTCCTCCGCCATCCGCTCCGCCGCCGACTCCGACGCCGTCTGGGAGCGCTTCCTCCCCGCAGACTACCCCACCATCCTGTCCAGGCTGGTGCTTCCCCCGCCGTCCTCCTCCAAGAAGCACCTCTTCCTCGCCCTCTGCAATCCTCTGCTCATCGATGACGGCACCAAG AGCTTTTCATTGGAGAGAGCAACGAGGAAGATATGCTACAGGCTAAGTGCGAGGGAGCTGGCAATTACGTGGGCGGCCAACCCTCTCTATTGGGCCTGGAAATGTCACTTTCACTCCAG ATTTGCAGAAGTTGCAGAGCTTCGAACAGTTTGGTGGCTAGAAATTATTGGCAAAATAAACACTCGAATGCTATCCCCAAACACAAAATATGGAGCCTATCTCATAGTGCAATTTGCTAATCATGCTTACGGCCTGGACTCCCTCCCTTCTGAAGTTTCGCTTCAAGTTGGAAACTACAAATCACAAGGAACCATCTACCTTCGTCCCCAAAAATGCAAGAAACACTCCTTAGAGCAGGTTTACTATTCTAATCGGATCGGAGTGCTCCGATCTAGGGTTTCGACAAGTGGGGAAGAGCGGAGTCCCAAGGACCGGGAAGACGGATGGGTGGAGATCGAATTGGGCGAGTTCTACAACGGTGGAGAAAGAGATGAAGAGGTGAATATGAGCCTCAAGGAAATAAAGGGCGTGCATTTGAAAGGAGGGCTTGTTGTCGAGGGAATTGAGATTAGGCCTAAAGAATGA